A region of the Clavelina lepadiformis chromosome 9, kaClaLepa1.1, whole genome shotgun sequence genome:
aactgCACAAAATCATTATATTTGTGTCCCCATAAAAGTCTGAACCGGACATATCGTAACTTTCTTTTGTTATCAGTTAGGTTTTGACCTCACTTGGTAAGACTACCATTGCTGGAAATATGATTGCTTACCCATTGCCTACACGTGACATAATTTGGTGCCGCTGCGTCGGCCGTGGTTATACGTCTGTTCTTTTTCCCGAAGAAATAGGATAAGGTCTGATAACGCGTGTAAAAATACGCAGTTATGTTCTGTAATGTATAATTCGGAATTAACAAATCCGCTTGACTGTGTGCGACGCGGTTTAGTGATTGAGTTTTACAAACTATGTCATTTTCGAAGACAAATTCCGCACGTGACTGTGATTTTTGACAGTACTTTAGAGTCATATGAAATTGTCCCGTTCCTATTTCGCATTACGCATTGTCCAGTAAATAGAAGAAAGAACAAGTAATGTTCAGTGAAAGAGAACTGCGCATCTAGTGACCGCAACTGCCGCCATCCTCGTAGCGATCCAGAGTTTAATGCGTCCCTCGAAACTGCTGATCTTGTCTGTGTGAAGCGAGCTCCGTGCGTTGGAAGTAGAAAATTGCGTAAAAAATTCACTCGTTAACGACGTTATTTTTGCTTGGGCATTTTTCTTAGCTAACTCAAGAATTTAGTTGGGTGCGTTTGAGTCGTACGCGCTTTGCAGAAGATGAAGTTCTATGGTCGGTCTGAGCCTTAGCCGTTTCAAGAAGGAATTTATAAGGGTGacgaattttgaaaacaaacggACCAGAATACTTTTGTTACTCTCGGCTCTGACATACACTTTGTCGCATGTTTGTAGCATAGGATCTACATCGTGTTTCTCTAACCTTGCATGATTAGTTGATTGAATCGGCTTAATACTCTTCCAATGCTTCACTCAAAGCCACTACATAATCTGTTGGGCTgtaattaatattattaatgGGTTGGAAAATTTCACCTTGTTCCTCGAAAACATCTCCAGGCAGCCTGAATTCAAAGCCCTAGCCATATAAAAGCCAGGGCTTACCTTCGAATCggcattttttgtcaaaatgctTGCAGTTTGATGCCTCTCTCTTGCTTTATCCCGGAATTTACAAGATAATAACAAACTTCATCATTATTGACCTAGTTCTTATTTTGCCTATACTGAATTTTGAAATCCTGTTTTGCTATGATTACAAAAGCTTTAACCGCGGTGGCTGTCGTTGCGCCAACCGTAGTCTGAACAATTTCCTCGATCATATGATTTGTTACGGCGTGAATCACGACTTCCACGCAAATTACATCCACCTTTGCAGGACGAAGGCGAGCGTGAATCGTTATTGTTTCTATATGATGTACATCAACGGTTGCTGTTTTGTAAGTAATTTTCACGTTTATTTGAGATTAAGTTAAGTCGAGTAAGTAACGTTTGTCAAGTCAAGTCCAAGCCCAAGTCTTAACATATGTTAAGTCACAAACAAGTCACTATTTACGATTTATTTATCGCTGTATAGGTCGATAATAAACggctttaaatttaaatataagCATAAGCGTTTGATGCTTTTTCACATTCAATAAAATGTATTGCATAGTGGCATATCGGTAAATTATTAATATCAAACACGCAGTCACACATTGTGTACAAGAATGGCCGCATCAATATGGGTGGAATACATCTACATACACACTTAAAAATACCTCTTGGAATACATCTAAATATACGTCTAAAAACATATCAAAGTGCAGTGCTGTACTAACACGCCTGTCAGCATGATTAATATACAACGAATTACAAAACGTGAAATTTCGTGGCCAAACTAAATCGctatattgtttatattttaacacTTTCAACGTTTTTTCCAGAAAAGATTATTATATTTCTATTAACTCGGCTAAACAACGGTAACAGAAAGCGTGAGGCATGTCGCCCACCAGATACGCGTTGAACTGTAATTAGGCTTACATGGGGCTATAGTGCAATTTCATTAGAGATAAATGTACTGTAGTTTCTTACGTCCAGCGACGGAGAAAATTTATAACTGACACtgatatactgtattatttgaaatatttgattgGTGTTCGCAGGAAGAAGATATAGTTATACACAATATAAATAAACCACAAAATACCATCACAGACAAGTGATTTGGAACTAATCCTGAGATATCATGTTTGCCACAAATGGTTGGAGTTTAGgatttagaaatatttaccGGTTTCCTTATCTATGCTACCAATATGggggtttggtgacacttaatcacgcgacacttgaTCACGCGAcgtttaatcaccgacacataatcactaggacatttaatcacgcgacacttaatcacgcgacacataatcactaggacatttattcacgcgacacataatcactaggacatttaatcatgcgacatttaatcacacatttacaatgtttatttacatttacaattcacagcaatgttatgcatgggaaatgtaagcaactgcactaaaatctcgcttgacagataacggtcaactgtgttttgcacgcgcagtttcagtgccttgtaccgcattggaatagaaggttgagtaccagcaattccttgcagaaacgttgcacgttgcatttgtgcacgttgtgacaatagaataatgttagatattaatattacataggttatacgtagcaatgcaaaatgacatgttatttcctgattggctaatgtgtttgtataaaaactaaagtttggttaaaatctccccttcttgtctctacacatggttatggttttgtttaaatgtgaaaggatgatgaaaatgtttctattgtgatacaacttacttcggacaatataacaattagactttatgaagctggtgttgatttaaagaaacattatagagaaagccggcgcaacggagtcaaagacaattgtcggggagttctaaaagaaagactaatagcctttggctttaggccaaccttaaaagcaatccacacagagagatgcacacgagcttgaattactgaattttcctcacgcttttccgacatccaagtgattatatgtcgcgtgattaaatgtcgcgtgattaagtatccaagtcgcgtgattaaatgtcctagtgattatgtgtcgcgtgattaaatgtcctagtgattatgtgtcgcgtgattaaatgtcctagtgattatgtgtcggtgattaagcgtcgcgtgatcaagtgtcgcgtgattaagtgtcggtacacccaATATGGGAGGGGAAGCATGAGCCGATTTTAAGAGCTTATTTCTCAGAAATATGTCTGAAATTTGGATAAAATCAATTCTAAACGAGGTAGCTTTAAAATATGAGAGTAGTAACATATGTAGCGGGTAAGATTGGTCCATTTTaacaactaaaaaaattgtaacatGACAAAACGTTCTTCTTTTGAATTATATACAATCGCTTTTATGCAGCGCTTCATTTCAGCCGGAGCATGTTGAAGCTTGATCCGGAAGTTTATTTGTTGGATCCGGAAGTTTTTCTCTTAATCCGGCATTTATAATATGTGTTACTTTTGTTCCggaataaaattaacaacttaaaattgtttataataAACTTACTGAATATGAAATTAAATTCTTTCGTTATGAGGTTGAACATCGTGTATTTATCAGCACAACACAGTGGCTACTTGAAAAGTGCCTGGACATCTAGTCTGGTTATATACTGGCTGAATAACATCTGGCTCACACGACGACGACGTGtatttaatgaaaataaacttagATTAATACTTTTTTCGTGTTGATATTAGAGGTGTGCTTCAATTGTTGGTTTGGTGGCTTTGAACTGTTTTGGGAAATGTTTACCgctaaaaaatgttttttccttTTATCGTCTTCGTAAGTTGTTCTTCGGGTTGCGTTACGCTATAGAGTTTTATTCGagtctttttaaattttggtcGCCGGTCCACCTCTTCAAGCGACCAGTGGCTTCTCTGAAGGTCAACTCATGGAGTGGGCTTTGCCGGCTTTGGTTTGACGCCATTCATCAGGGCGGTGCTTTGTAGAAGTGTCCGCTTGTTGAACACTATGAGCAAGTTTTGACGTGTCCTTTGTGGTCTATTATCCCAAATCTTTGCCGACATTGGTGTCTGGAAGTgataatgttttgtttcttcttCTACGATCTTGGATGCCATGTTTATCTTTCCCGAAAGACATCGGTCTTGTGATGCCATAGGTTGGAAGGATTAAGATGTTCTTGAGTTTAATCGATTGGAACTCACTTTTATATCTTCTGCGTGTGCAGTCGCTTCATCCAACCCCGAACAACTTTCAAGAATCTTATCCTATTTTGCTGCCGCTTGTTTTGATGAGCGCCCGTCATATTGACAGCGTTTATTGGTATCTGGATGATTCTATCTATAATAGACAATTGAGTTTTTTCCTCTGAATGCCATAAATTTCTCTCGTTAGTTCAGTGTTGGCTAATTTTATGTGGTTTCAATAATTCTTTGAAGCATTGTACGTGGACTGTCTTTTGATGTGATCTGCGCAACtacttttttccttttcattGTTTCTAATCCCATTCATTATTATTCGTTATTAGTATTACACAGCTGGTTGGATGACTGATTTCTTGCGTAAGTCTTTGTACTGAAGAATATATCGTGTAATTTAAATCCACTTAACATATGTATTGTTTGTATCATAACAATAAGCAGTCATTGATTCACTgtgttacacttgtttttgccTTGTATCTGTTACGTTTCTCCCTGGCGGCCGATTGCGCGTTTCTGTGGTTAATTAAGCACATGTGTCTTTTTATCGACGTGTGTCCGACAAGCAGTTGTACTGACAGTTTTGGTATTGGAGCTCCTGAAATGAGCTGTGTGAACAGAAACTTGacttaactgcttttaaataaaagatgtgcctGTACTTTTAAGAGTGAGGACAACAAAACGTAACTACTGTGTCAGCCTGTATGGGAACTATCTTGTTTtactgtgaaataaaaattttttgatcaTCAAGCTACAGTGATTAGAAAAACCATTTACCATACATTTGTATTAAATACTTTCCGTTTTATTGTGAATTGTGTCGTGAATTGCTTTACCCTAacttatttgcttttttttcagAACATTATTTTTTCCATTCTGTTCCTCTAGTACGGTCTAGTTAGTTACTGACCTATTGCTGGTTTTTGGAATCCCtgaagcatttttattttggcatAAGATTCTACATTAAGTGCTTTCTTAGACCACAAATTctcaaaaactttaaactgTTAAGCAGAGGttggcagtcggtactttgaatgCACCGTCGGTAACGATACTTGGCAAAAACTGTACCGACGgatccggtattcggtactattttaaaaaggtAGTTCGGTACTTGGTGCGGGTACTTTTGGTGTAAAAGATGCATCTGCAAATGCATTATTCGCCGTTATTAagcccccggtaaaggttattTCAGGtgaaaacatatgtgacgttaatcgcttgcaattctacttgacatttctagcttaaaaaagatcaacaagtgctaaaactgatattaaggattaattaacatgtacttttgaaaacatacttgttaaaattttcaaattatgaCGTGATAGGTatcgagtaccgggaccggctgaaatttcttaaaaagtaattcggtacgttttttcaaaagtatacCGAaggtaccggtatcggtactgaaaaagtaccgcgctACAGTAATACAGCACCAGAGTACCGCCGTACTGTCCACCTATGCTGTGGTGCTAAACTGAAAAGATTAGCAAGCTGCTTAACCTTAAGAGATGCTTAAATGTTTCAGACCAAAAGGATTTCATGGTTGCACCAGTGAAACCGCCTCGTGTGATAGCAGTCACAAATGTAATTTAATCTCTTAAGAGACGATTCTGTATTTTCGTTATACCAGACCCTTATTTAAACAGTCGTCACTTAATACAGCATGTAATACAAACAATTACCACATGATACAAGCGGTAAAATAATAAGAGATAAATGACACATTTCCGTCATACAAACAAACGTTACCATATGATAAATCTTCAAGCcactttattttgtttgcctGAGAGTGTGTATTTACGTCATATTTCTGTTGTTGTCTTATATATTTCGGGAATTCTAAATAATTCTTCTAAAAAACAGCAATGAATCCTTTTGATGAAGTTGGAAGTACCTCCCAGATCCGGATTAACACTGGGCGGGTTTAgtttattttagaaatatgTCCACAGTGTGCTTGCATTGAATTTTCAAGCATATTATACAACCTGACTTTACGAGCCTGGTTTCTGTATTAATGTGGGTACAGAGATTCCAGCATTCAAAGGTTAATAAAACACAGAGTATATATAAATTCACTTTTTTTAGTTATACAACGACATGTAAAAGTTATTGCGACCCAATTAACATATAGGCTATAGTACAGTAGTATTCTATCGCGTGGGttataatttgacaaaaactGTCCATTTCCTTTACTTAACGTAGGCGTATATAACGTAACGTACTATATAAAGACTTAGTTTATAGCATAATACACCAATGCTCACGGTACTTCGAAATTCGAAGAGAAGTTTGATGCGCTTATTGAAGTTATACTTGTAACTGTAAAATATTGTAAGCAAATTGCATCGAAATGTACAGCATCGAATTACGCACAGCAGCAACAACAGAACCGCGGACCGCAAATGGAGAAAGTTAAGGCAAAAATAACTCATTCCAGTATAGTTCTCAAAAGCGTTACATTTCACAATCAGTTAAAATCATATTGAGCGCGTTAAAAGaataaatataaagcaaacaattataaaaataattatgcaaAGCATCAccatacaaaaaaattgacttgCAGACATGTCTTGCTGATGAGCAGCTTGTGCTGTTAAATATCGCTGAACGCGGTTTGCTTCATTTTGAACAAAGTCATATGACTCGGCCTCTATATTCTGAAAGACAATTTATGATTTTATGTTAATAAAGAATGTATTTTCTTTCAACGGcgatttcaaaatatatttctaaTATtggtttttttatttcattttcctGAAGTATTAATATTATCGTTTGCTTCTACTCCGAGTTTGCTATATGCCTTCTTGACTGACTTGTGTACAAAActagtttgtttttaattggGTCCTTTACCTATGTAACAAACCTTTACGTACATTATAGCTATTGTTGATGCTCCTGTTTCCCATGGAGTCCACATCACGGAGACGAGAGGGCGTGCGAAGTAACGTGACATGTACTTTGTTTCTATGACAACGATAAGAACTATCCCACCAGTCTGCAATTATCAAATTACAGTTACAGTacgattttaattttaacttctGTAAAAACGACTTTGCAGTGAAAATTGTAtctaaagtttgaaaatatatatAGCAAAAAGTCCTGGGTGAATTTACATGTATAGCCTACTGCATATGCGGGAGTAGAGTATAAGTatataattcacaaaattCAATGTGagtttaaataaagtttttctttgtaattttACGCGTTTGACTTTCAAACTACCTCAGCAAAAACTCTTGAATGCTTTAATCAGAAAATTGCTACTAAAAATTAGTTAGGaattttaaatgtgaaaacaGCGAATTTGGTTATTGTCAAATACAGTAAGACAATGACGCCCAAACGACCATAAGCCTTAAACTTTTCAAAGAAGATTTTTCCTTTAGAAGTCGTCTCTTTTACTTTAAcgtaaatatataaaaaaatgtgcAACACGTGCATACGTAACGaacatgttttcatttttaaacctATTTGCAAGTGTATGACTATCCTGTTAAAATCATGGAAACATGGAAACATTGCATGAAAATATCCCCAAAAATTAATCACGTGACCAAAACAATGGAGTATGCTATAATACTGCATTATTCTTATCTAGTAATAGCAACACTAGAGTAATGCTTTAATATAATTccataattgaaataaaccgGTCCTacagaaaataatttgttaaGAGAGTATATTACATCAGCGCAAAGTTTTATGACGATACAAATAGAAACATGAAAATGATAAGtcaatttttttgataaagaTAAAAACCACCTCTgtatcaaaattcaaaaaattaaaataatgtatattttaaaacaatcaaaccTGCCTTTATAGAAGttatataaatttttctaTATATCTTTGAATTTACTTCAATTCgtagaaatttattttagtttgtttgagtttttcaaaacttttgaaatgaaaaagttCATTCCTATTTGTATTAAACTATTTGGACTTGTAAGAGCTCATGTAAATTTGCATACACttgcattattttattttaaatgatgACTTTTACAACAGGTAACCCACTAAGACTGTGAATAAGTATGTAGCCAGCTAACCGGTAAACACAAGTGATAAAAAGTTAATATACATCTTCTACCTGGATAATCATAAGTGAAAAAACAAGAGCAATGCTTGTAGGTCACTGCTTTATTTCTAAGTTTGACGTGACAGCCTTCATTTTCTGTAGTAACCTCTCGATGACCAATTCTGTCCGTCATCCGAACAGTGATAGTTTCCAAAACCCCAAGGTTTTCCAGAACCCGAAACATATACAATCGCCGATTGTCCAGGCTGTCAAAATTCACAAATTGTAAAACTATTTATGGTGCTTGGTGCACTCAGTCATAATCTAATATGTGACCACAATACAGAATACTAAAACGTAGCGCACTGAGGCGGTATTTCGAACACATTTCGCAAGGGTTTACGTGCGCGTTAAGGACGCTTTCACTCGCAAATTGCTTCCAAACTTTTCCAAAGTGCTTCTCGGAAAACAAATTTGCAAGTCAATGGCTCGTAATATTCGTTGTTCTTCAGACCACACTTAGGCGCATTGCGAGAACGAAGactatttatttttagttgtaGAAAACAAAACCTCCGTGACATAATTTGCAGCAATGGCAGGTTACATTAATTGGGTTACAGAGAaacatttcttgcaaaaaatatcaaaaaaggACCCAATTATAACTGAGGTTGAAATAGTCGCAGAATATCAGCTCGGTAAGGAGGCGATATTGGACTTATACCAATCGCTGAATGAAAACGTAAAGAAAAATTGCCCTGGAAAAATAAGTTTGGCTGTTAACTGATGCTTTGCATGGGTTCCTACGCCTTCCACTAAAGCAGGGGGTGTCCAAACTACGGCCCGGCACCTGTTTAAGTGTCGCGTTTTACCGTTTACCGCGTTACCGTTTTACCCCCGCATTAAGTATATACTGGTCCATGTCCTTTCAGAAACACAATTTTGGGCGAATCCCGTTTTCTTACGTGTTTTCCTTTTCGTTCACCAAATTATCTTGCGCATCTGCTTATCGCTATCAGCTACGAGCTATAAAAATTATAGGCTATTTAAATGGTGGGCTATCAGGATTTCAAAATcgctataggctatatacgACGTTACAAAATCCTTCTATGGGgtgtttaaaaattatgcaCCATTAATTGGCTGTTCTTGTCCATATAAATATTGggatatattttattttaaagcgaTTTTTAagcgtaaaaataaaattttcggGCTCCGCGTTGCGGATGTGTGCCCAAAAGTTTGAATTAAGCAAACTTTACTTGATTTCGAATCTACGGTTTGGTTTTCCTGATTTATCTTGACATAAAAGTTTccgtaaacaaaaaaaacgtcaaatttaaaaaaaaagattagTGTGGCACGCAATAGGGCTACTCACATAAATCCAGGTGTGGTGTACACGCGTGTGCACCACATGTGCAAttgtcgtttaatatttggaaacttctTGTGAATAACTTCTGTGAAACTTcttctgaataacttcgtgtgaaaactctttttagtacgttaccaggttgTTTCAAAACGCGCCAggtttaactgaatgtaatccccattgccaacgcaTTGTTTTTCTCCTTCACACgttctgaaatgttcgtgtttATTTATCGGATATTTCCGCTCACATCGCTCCACGTTTTATAAGTTCGAATTTCTACGCGAGAAAAGGGCAGACGGAGAGATACAGAGAGTTGTACGATCGTACTACGTTAGTCCTGGTGATTGCAATTCAATAGACCTGTTTTTAAGCCGTGATTTTACTAGGTTTTTGATTATGGGTAATATTCGGAACGTGGACAgtacctacaataaaaaaacttttccggtaaactgtatctgttgtAACATAAAAGCTTTCGGttgacaagaggttagagaattctaaccgcacgcaacaatagagtcagacaATTAATTCAGCAGGTAAAATAAgtcaaaataacataaattaaGACAGATAAGCTCTGCATCTGCTGTGATAACCTCCGCACACTTACCTGAAATGCCTATTGTTCTTTATAAAGATCCTAATCCGTGGAAAATTGTCCACGTTTAGTTGCTGAAGTACAATCTTTTCACAGGTGCTGTTCACTGTAGCGCCATATCGAAAGCACATCGCTATTGAATCTTGAGTAAATCTTACTTGTGATGGCGACACTCTGTACATTCTGCTCAATTGTGCTCGCTGCTTGTTTCACGTTTCCTTACTCTAAACATAAACGTTTACGTAACAACatttaacataacataacaaaACGTAACATTTAACAGCTTAACAACATTCACGTTAAACATAACGGtgttgaaattattttgagACAGAAACGAGTCCTTTGCTGTAACTATTTTAGTACGGTAATATTTAGGATATATTATGCTAACTCAAATATCCAAGTCGCTCCAAATGTTCTGGGCTAAAGTAAAACATAAGAATAGCCTGCTGTAATGCGAACTAGGTTATATCAATTTCATCAGCCAGGTAGTGCTGGTGCTTTCTTCTGTTCCTTACTGTTGCAAGCCTCAGAGACAACGTGGTTTGCGAACAGCACTATACAGTGTTGTACGAGCAACCGAATTTCTTCGTTTtggtgctttatttatttttatctgcACCATGAGgacaaaactttgtttttgcctAAGGGAATTTCCCACCAGTAACGATTGGTTCTCATAGATACATTATAAATcgaatttaaaatataaaatctaTCTATCCATCCGTCTGGGAGTACAGTATAGTCTATGTATAGTACAGCCTGATATATTCCATCTATTTGTTGTCTAGCAAGTATAGCGGCTTTATCCGAGAGTATTTCAGTATACATTGTTATagttaacaaaaaagtttttaataaaagcGGCAATAGAGGAAAAGCTGTCGtattttattgcttatttttttGCCGTTGACTGTGCGGAACGTCtgaattttaaaaacacaGCAAACACAACGAAGACCGCTGCTCATCACTTTATAGTATTAAATTCAAATGCGAACATCATCAGTTTTCTAGTTTTTAAATGTGTTCAAGTCTTACACGAGACTCAAGTGGTAGGCTGCTTGGTCGcgcaatgaaaacaaatacgCTTCACGCAAATACGCGCTCATCAAGCCTAGTGATTGCTGGGAGAGAGCTGTGGCGATGGCGAGGGCTATAtaaccatagatatcttatatataagaACTAGATATCCAACTCTCGCTGAAAAGTGAAGCAAGCCTGCGATGACACATGCGCCCAAAAGCGTTGGGAGAGAGTGAGAGAAAGGCTAAAAGCCAATTGTAAATTAGTtctgtataggcctaattcTATTGAAGTTTTACGAAAAGCCGAGCTGTTTGCACTGCGCTATCACcgattgtttttgtaaatatttgtattttagctGTATCAATAAGTAAGCTTGCCTAGGCTAATTGCCTACCGGTACCGTATAGGCCTAGCATAAGGAAATGTGGTTGCCCTTCATTTGAGTAAGAGTTGCATGATCCAAAGCAAATAATTGATAcataaataatttctttcaacaattTATTGCCAGAAACATCCTACCATTCGCACAAACTGCTCGCTAATGATATCGGTACGGTACGGGCCGTTCCAGTATCTGGGCCCATATTTAAACGCTAAACACCCTTTAACTATGCAATTGAGCTTTAGCAATATTGCTTAGCATCGTCTGCATCAAAAAACGTCTTTccatttcataaatattttccaatgTCACATAATCTTTTCATATGTTGCATTCAACACATATGCGCCAGAGCATTTCTGGTCGCATATGTTGACAAAATGGCGGACCCATACTGGCTTCACTTCTTAAAGCGCAAGCGCAAGGTAGTTGGATatctagttattatatataagatatctatgtaTATAACTCTTTTTGGATCACAAAAAGCCAAAGGCTTTAATTGTACCTTTTGAACTCTTTTTGTCTTTTACTGACTTTCGACCTCGTTTCTTATACTTCCTcttattgtttctttaagtcagcaTAACCTTCATAAAGTCCAAATTCTTGCATTGCAAAATGTATTAGTCTTTAATTATATCAGAAGAATAtctgcaatgttcaatttcCGACGCATACTTTCAGAGAGAGCTTTCATAAGCCGGGACTTTTACAAAAGACAGTTTAAAAGAGAATTCAGCCGAAacaatttctttgttattaCCTTATGCTATAGCCAGTCAGAGTAAACCACCcgtgatatttttcaaaataaaatgcgtaataaatttaactttttttttgtgattttttgcTTACTTGACTTAGGTGTACATGCTGACCTGCTTATTTGCTCGACTATACCAACACGTCTTTCACTGCTACAGCTGTAAAGTTGGAGACAGAATAAGTTTTTATGAGTTTACTGCATTTTTGCTTATGTTGTTATCTTCAAAACCTTTGCATCGCCATTGGAAGCGCCCAGTGGCGTACTAGCCAAAGGGTCAACATGTCAAATGGCAAgtagatttttattttatggcaATCATTGCAATTTATGAACTTTACAGCCTTTACAATCGGAGTTTGTATGTCTTTGACTGTCCGGGAACACACCGTCCTGGTGTGTTTATCGAGCACCGAAAGAATGACTTTTACTGTCGGTTTGAAGAAACTATTTCGTTTGtcgaaataaataaactataaGAGGCATTCCTTGCCCAGTCTACCTGCCATCATAAGTATCGTATTTTCGTTGTCAGCGCTAGCTGTTGTTCAGCGAGCTGAAGCTGACTCATCTTCATGAAAAGCCAACtttgtaattatttatatttgcttttataaatCAGACGCGATTGAGTAAGAGTTTTATGTATTTGCATGACTAATCCAGAGAGCTTGCTTAGTCAGTGGTCACCGTGAGTAACGGTAAACGCCAACCCTTCAATTGGTAACTCATCGTTGCAAACGTACAGGATATCCACAGACAACTCAATAATAATACATTCATCAAAAGGCAGCCAACCGCGTACTGTAATAGGTAACGAATAAAATAAATCTACAGGGCAGTTGATTGCTTAAGGAAGCAGcgaaaaatcaatgcgaaactcACTTACTAAACTCTTAAGTACACAtacaaaaagcattttatACAAAAGAAGGcgtacaaaaatttttttatcaattacaGTAATGCTGCCTATATTTAGCCAAAAAGCCATCATAGTTTTCTTGATTCCGATTCTGATTAAGATTTCGGACTGAAAACCTTATCCAGAAATACCTTCTGCTAAAATCTCGCTTCAGTTACAAAACAAGTA
Encoded here:
- the LOC143470869 gene encoding uncharacterized protein LOC143470869, which encodes MYRVSPSQVRFTQDSIAMCFRYGATVNSTCEKIVLQQLNVDNFPRIRIFIKNNRHFSLDNRRLYMFRVLENLGVLETITVRMTDRIGHREVTTENEGCHVKLRNKAVTYKHCSCFFTYDYPDWWDSSYRCHRNKVHVTLLRTPSRLRDVDSMGNRSINNSYNNIEAESYDFVQNEANRVQRYLTAQAAHQQDMSASQFFCMVMLCIIIFIIVCFIFILLTRSI